The sequence ACCTGGAGCGGGCGATGCGCGCGTACCTGCCGCGCACCCTGCTCCACACGGACTCCCCGGAGCGTCCCGGCCACGACTACCTGCCGGTGCTGGGCCTGGTGTCCCGCTCCGTCGCCGCGCTGGACTTCCTGTCCGACGGGCAGCTGGCGCACGCGCTCACCCAGGCGGGAACCCCGTTCGAGCAGCTGTTCCAGCAGCTCGCCGTGCGCCGGGAACTCCGGGCGCGCACCCATCTGATGACCGTCGGCGGCTGCGCCATCGGCGACGAGTGGCTCGACGTGCAGCGCTCCGAGGAACGCCGCCGGCGGACCCTGGAAGCCCTGGGACTGGACCCCGCGCTGCCCACGCTCTACCACAACGCGCGCTACTCGGTGCAGCACAAGGGCCAGAAGGAGCTGTTCCGGGGGGTGCGGCGGCTGCTGGAGGAGGGGCACCGGGTCAACGTGCTGCTGCACTGCCTGGCGCCGCGGCCTCCGCAGGACGAGGACCTGGCCGCGCTGGAACGCGACCACGCCGGTCTCGTGCGCGTCCGGACCGGTCCGATGAGCACGCCGGAGCTGATGGACTGGGCCGCCGCCGGTGACTTCTGCGTCTTCCCGTCCAAGTTCGAGATGGACACCTTCCTGATGGCGATGGGCGAGGCGATGGCCGCGGGCTGCGTGCCCGTCGCGACCGCCCAGCAGGGGATGCGGCACTTCGGGCACACCGAGGACCTGGACGCGCCCGGAGCCACCGGACTGGCGCTGCCGCGCTCGTTCCGGGTGGACGACGAAGCGCTGACGGAGGCGGTGCGGTCCGGCGTGCTGCGCATGCTGACCCTGTGGCGCGAGGACCCGCGGCGGATCGAGACCCTGCGCGCCAACGCCGTGGCCACGGCCCGCGGTTTCACCTGGAAGGCGGCCGCCGACCGCTTCCTCGCCGTGTTCGAGGCCTGTGCCGAGGGGCGCCGCCCGGCGGACGCCACCCCGGTGGTCCGCTCGGTCCTCGCCGAGGGCGACCGCGCACCGCTCCCGGGCGGGCACGGAAGCGCCCACCGCGCCGGGGACATGGTGCGGGTGCGGTGGCAGGGCACCGGCCTCGGCCGGGTCGAGGTCGTGCCGGCCACGCCCGATGCCGCCGTGGTGGAACTCGCCGCGCGGCCGGCCGGAGACCTGTTCACCGGCGAGGTCCCCGGCCCGGCACCGGAGCTGGCGCTGCTCGTCACCGGCCGCGACGGCAGGTCGGCGTGGCACGCGCTGCCCGTGGAGCACGCACCCGAGGTCACGGCCACCGGCTCGAAGGTGGTCTACGAGAACCGCTGGATGAGCGTGCGCGAGGACACCACCGTGCGCGACGACGGCACTCCGGGTCTGTACGGCGTGGTCCACAAGCCCGACTACGCGATCGTCCTGCCCTACTCCGACGGCGGATTCCACCTGGTCGAGCAGTACCGGTATCCGGTCGCGGGCCGGTACTGGGAGTTCCCGCAGGGTTCCTGGGAGGACCGGCCGGATGCCGACCCCCTCGACCTCGCCCGGGGCGAACTCGCCGAGGAGACGGGCTTGACCGCCGCCGAGATGACCCGGATCGGGCACCTGTTCGCCGCCTACGGCTACAGCGACCAGGGCTTCCACGTGATCCTCGCCACCGGTCTCACCCAGGGCGAGCCGCGGCTCGAACCGGAGGAGGCCGGCCTGGTCAGCCGCTGGTTTCCCGAGGAGGAGGTATGGCGGCTGGTGGCCGAGGGCCGGCTCAAGGACGCCCCGTCGCTGGCGGCCCTCGCCCTCCTCCAGCGGCACCTGGCGGCCGGCCGGACGGACGTTCCGGCCGCCGCGCACAACCGCAGTTGACACTCGGAAAGGGCACGCATGGAAACCCATGTCCTGGTGGTGCACACCCGGCCGAGACCCGGCGCCGAGGCCGAGTACCACCGCTGGTAC comes from Streptomyces sp. SCL15-4 and encodes:
- a CDS encoding NUDIX domain-containing protein, producing the protein MHIIECHFEFSGFDDHLVKAGTSVYLWNLARQFRDQGHRVGAVTPAHGLLPLLRERYEVVDLDWRTDDAIPVRLDPAEWPGRPETAHLPVSVRAHRMTVDGIDIVLLSGGVLDTHPDTFYPPADLKGHDLTFFKTLVFQVAAARYVRERVPAGAVVHLHEPVHHYLLPALLAGHGHHVVSTVQTNLPVDTKVYGPEVRTLLRHEGADASVADGLADPPLDGHLERAMRAYLPRTLLHTDSPERPGHDYLPVLGLVSRSVAALDFLSDGQLAHALTQAGTPFEQLFQQLAVRRELRARTHLMTVGGCAIGDEWLDVQRSEERRRRTLEALGLDPALPTLYHNARYSVQHKGQKELFRGVRRLLEEGHRVNVLLHCLAPRPPQDEDLAALERDHAGLVRVRTGPMSTPELMDWAAAGDFCVFPSKFEMDTFLMAMGEAMAAGCVPVATAQQGMRHFGHTEDLDAPGATGLALPRSFRVDDEALTEAVRSGVLRMLTLWREDPRRIETLRANAVATARGFTWKAAADRFLAVFEACAEGRRPADATPVVRSVLAEGDRAPLPGGHGSAHRAGDMVRVRWQGTGLGRVEVVPATPDAAVVELAARPAGDLFTGEVPGPAPELALLVTGRDGRSAWHALPVEHAPEVTATGSKVVYENRWMSVREDTTVRDDGTPGLYGVVHKPDYAIVLPYSDGGFHLVEQYRYPVAGRYWEFPQGSWEDRPDADPLDLARGELAEETGLTAAEMTRIGHLFAAYGYSDQGFHVILATGLTQGEPRLEPEEAGLVSRWFPEEEVWRLVAEGRLKDAPSLAALALLQRHLAAGRTDVPAAAHNRS